GTAAAGTGCAGAGCTTTTCAAGTTGTTTGCTACGCTCGCTCTGCGTCGCTCTCTTCGAGTAGGAGGTTACCATTTCCACTTGACTAAGGACATGCCGCAGGACCCCTGACTCCGTCTCTTTTTGGCCGCGCACTAGTGCTGTCTCCCTTGCGAGCCACTCAAtgcagccgctgctgccgccgctcgTGCTGCTCCTGCGGCAGAGCTTCCAGAAGTGGCATCGCCTTTTTAGTGGGTGACACGAAGCAACAAGGACGGATGTATTATCCACTTCCTTTTTCCTTCCACCAAACACAAGGATATTACCGTTTCGTCGTTCGCCTACAACGGCACCACCCCTCCCTCCCAACAGTACTTGCCACCCAGAAAAAGGGGAGGTGGCattgggtggctgggtggttgggtgctTTTTGGGGTGGCAGGCGAAAAACAATGCGCGAGAAGTTGGAGCTGCCGCCTGGCTTACGTTGGAGAAATCAACAATAGTTGATTGTGAAAGGCTTTGACTGCTTGGCGGCAGGGGTCAGGCGGGTTAGGGGgcggtggttgggtggttttgggtggtGGGGCCGTTCGGGGTGGTGCACATGCGTTGGCGTCGACGTCAACTTTGCTGCAACTGCTCAAGTGCAATTGTGGCACTCGCCTCCGCCtcctttcccaaaaaactCCTGCGCTTTCTTGTTGCCCCACGAAGCAGGCAACAGAAAATGACAGACACACACCAaaactcatacacacacacacacacagccgaTACCAGgacacctacacacacacacacacatacagaccAACTGACAAACTCATCTACACAGCTGCCTTTTGGGctggcttaattaatttttgaattcgcattgaaattgtttttgcccAGCTTTGCCGCTGGTAATGCGAGCCCCTTCCTTGCGTATCCTTGCGAGTCCTTGTGTATTCTTGTGTATCCTCGTGGGCGGCCGGGCTAATTCATAGGCGTCAACGAACAAATTGTAGTTcctcacacacaaaaacagGCAAAAAGCTTAGCTGGCttccttttttattatgtCCTATGCTTTCCTCTTCTATGCTCCCTTAATACCCTACGAAATTAGTTTCGGTTTGCTATTAAGCATATAAGCAATGCCTGAATAATTCAAAATGAGAAAAAggataaaatagttaaatacaACCTAAAGAACATACAATGGCACCTTCATTACTTTTCTCTACGCATTTTATCTAGGTGGTtggaaataattataaatgctGGAAAAAGTGACTTTTTATTATCATCCTTctcattataatttaatataagttTCAAAGGGACTACTCACACGactaaaataaatgaaaataaatataatttctctgttcctgctccttgtGAAATGAGTAAAACATATTCGATTGCTTGACCATTACCCTGCACCactatttaattttagttgcaaacaaatttcGCTTTTCaaccacgcacacacccacccacactcacacccacactcacacccacacccacacatgtGCAGGCACTCAAAGGAAAAGTTTGGCAAGTCAAGGCAACTACTGATGTGTGGGTGTGCTAGTTTGTGCCTCTGCATGTGTGTTGGTGCTCGTGTGCGTTGCTTTGACACGCAGTTATTTAATAAACGTTGCCGGAGGGAAAGCCCCCTATTCCCGCCCACCAAAAGGACTCGAGTTGTGTGTacggttgtgtgtgtgtgagtgctaaTGGCATCTAAAATGGCTAAATAGCAATTTGCTGTTCTCCGCCAGAGGAAAAGCAAGTTTCACTTGGCTCAAAATGTTTGCTCTGCCAAAGcgagggaaaaggaaaagctctttgtgtatgtgtgtacttCGCACACAGCTTggcttaacattttaattgcattcattatgtaatttcattttcacgCTTTTGGgcgaaaaactttaaattaatttcttttgttttgcgaTTTCCGCCATTTTGCGTCGCCGTAACATTTCCGCTCCCCCCTCCGCCACAAATTGCGGTTCCCTTAGTTCGCCCACCGGTCCCGCCCACAAGTCAAGTGTTCCAAGTTAACTTTAGGCCACAACACATTGCCCTGGACCATTTTGTGTGTCTTCAGCTTGATTTCGCCACCCGCCACCCACAAATTCGCACTGCCCCATCGGCACAATCATTGCATCAGGCGCCTGTccatttgttttctgtgtgtgcAGCCAAAATATTCAACGGAGCGACAAGACAAACATGACGACACCAGCTACACTCTCAGAAAAATGCAGCAATTCAATATCCTCTTAAAATGCTCGATTATACTGCTTATACTGAAGATGTTTTAAACTTTCTCTCCAAATCTCTACTTAAAAGGCTTAACTCAGTGGTTCATGTAAATATCAATCCTAAATTTCaggtatttatatttattgagtTAATCTTTcctccaaaaataaataaataaatatattttataaatatgataaatatattgaaataaatatatctatgttccatattttgtttgaatttctCTCATTATgaattaagaaatatattataaataatataataaatatatctatgTTTCTATATTTTGTTTGAACTTCTGTCATTATGAATCTTCCCCCCAAattcaaacaataaatatattataaataatataataaatatatctatgTTTCTATATTTGGTTTCTCTCATTATGAAGGCAACTGACATGTTTCATTGtatttttcttgcagtgcattgAGGACAGGGAGCATATTGTCTCAGCCAACCACCCACAGCAGTTAATAAGAAACGCAATCAGCGCCGCGATTTGTTTTCTCAAGCCCGAAAAGAGAAAGGGAGATGGACTGAGACAGGGATAGAGACGGAGATAGAGACAGAGATAGAGTCGTGCTAATATTTATGCGCCTTGCAAGGCTGAAAACACTGAAATGGCCCTGCCTACAATAACAACTGGAAGTCAGGCACGTGGCCATTAATGACGTATGAATGATGTAACACGCGATGGCGACTTTGACGCGGCACGTGGCCAGCGGCCTGCGAGGCATGACAGGCCAAAAGATGCCCCTGCTCCCGATCCTGTTTTCTCCAGGCTGGTCTTTAATGTCCTGACTCGaacctcctcctgctccttttgcCACGGATTGCTCACTTGGCCCGCGGCGAATTTTTGACTGGCGCTGTGCATTTTGCTATTGGCGAAATGCGTATTGTTGTAATcggcataaaaataataaaaatacaatacacCCATTTTTATGTCGTTCAATATTTGCTAATCAAATGggcggcaacggcggcgcATAAATCAGTTTCGCATTGGCAGCTCTTGCGCTTTTCATTGTGAATGCGCTGAGAGGGTTAAGTGGTAATGGAATGGGTTCAAAGTTTAGCTACcagaacatacatatattaccAGGAATATTATAAAGAGAAACAGGTTTGTTTGCTTTAGTATAAGATTTAAGGTTGCCTTCCAGATTTATTCTACTACTCCTGAGGCTTTTAAAAGTGAACTTAATATACTAAAACTTAAAGCCTTTCTATGTAACTTTCatctgtaaaatatttatattttttactcAGCTGCCAGGCTTTGTCTTTATCCATAAATGCCTGGCCTTTGTTCACACCTATTACACCGCGCTTATCAACTGCACCAGATCTTAATGACTCGCCGAAAGTTGTTCCCACAAAAAGTGAAACAATGTCGCCTAGGAATGCACAACAAACACAGCGAACACGCCAAATCAAACAAACCCTAAGCCACAGCcacaaataaaagtgaaaattgtaataaaaacaaattacagaCACGAACAACAAACGGGAGGGCCAAAAGGAAGTTCTCACAGCGACATATTGAAGGTGTCCTCGTGTCCTCATGTCCTCGTGGCTGTCTATCTAAACAATGCCGCCAATAATTGCGCGATTGATAGGGAGCAGGGGGTGGTGTGCGGCGGAAAAAAGGAGGAAGGTGGCACGGTGGCAGGGTGGAAGGTGCAAGGTGGCAGGGTGGCACGGATGAAGGGTGCGGGGTCAGGGGCTCGACTCCGATTACCACCGTTTGACTTTCTCAGATAATTGCAACGCTCGCTTATCCACGATCTTTTTTATGCTGAATACCTCTTGAAGTGAAAAGGGTATACTGTTTTCAAGGATATTTACTATATGTTTCATACGAGACTATAAAACAATGTAGCAATAATACAATtctgtatttatattaaattatttaaagcttTACGCCACCAGGAAGCTAGCAAAGTATCAttctgtatttatatttaaatatttgaaacatTAGGACACCAGGAAGCTAGAAAAGATCGTGCATTTCACAATGCAGCTAAATTTCCTGAAAATCTCGTAAGTTAATTGGTATATCCTATTCGATACACTCAATCGAAAGCAgcgatttttatttgatatctttttttgatttcttctAAACTGAAAGCTAGCATATTCACACGGCACACCCCTGACGGGCACTTGGAACCCCAGTTACCCGTAACCAGTTACCAGTTCCCAGTGCCCCGCACCCCGCGCCACTTAAGAGCCAAtgacaacaaacagcaaacaaacaattaacatTCGGAATGTGGAAAGGGGTGGGATGAACGGCGGTTCACGTGCTCGGCGAGCTATAAATTACCGTGGTTTGACTGCCAGCGACCCTCGCTGTCAATTGATAACGCGGATTGACTTTTTGGCGGGTCAAGGGTTTCGGTGCTACGGGTCTCGTGGGTCTCGCGGGTCTCTGGGTCTCACGGTCTCACGTGAGTTGTGTCACTTGAGATAAAAGCACGGCCAGTGGCGAGGTGGCTAGGTGGCGGCCATAAATTCAGCGGCctcataaattcaattgaCAACTAAATTGCGGAGCGCGCTGGCTGCCGAGACCGGAGACGCTTCGACACAGCCACCTCCGGCTCCGGGTGCACTGCGTTTCCGCCGTAAAGcagggagctgggagctgagGACTAGGAGGTAGCCTGCGTCGCCTGGAGGTGCCCGCTTCTAAAACTTTCAAGTGCGCCaccgcttttccattttcgtttCGGTCGCCCATTGATTTTGCGCTCTTGCTTTTGCtccaaacaaatatatatgtatgtatagatatctatattttccttttctgaTATACCATGTCGGAAGCGGGTCATTTCCAGCGGCATAAATCACAAGGAGCAGCGGACTTTGGAGGCGGAAGCCAACCTGTTGAGTCCTTTGACACTTTTCTATTTCCCCACTGTGTTGCGcggttttttaattatttttgtaaagtTTTTCGCTCTAGCAATAggcaaatttgtttgcctatCTGTCACTGATCAATAAGTGAGCACAAAAACTAAATTAGCCAAACATTTTCCAGCTTGTTGCCGTCATCTTTGCCGCGGGCCACGCTGGGTGGTTGTGGCAACAATGACGTGATTTATGAACGACTCGTGCCAAAATCGCTCCCTGGGGTGGGTAATGACTTGAATCGGCAGTTAAGTGAACCGCGAAAAGGGccatgaataaaaatatttggacATCAATAGGCGCACACATGAGCGGACAATAGAGCATGGGaaccaaaaacttttccaggCCAAGTTCGCCGTTTTCCTTCTTCAACAAATAtgcgcatttttattttttgtttttttgttgttgccccgccatttcgttttttcgcaacaacattcaacattcatAAATGCTGGTAAATAAATTTGAGCGCAAGCGTCAGTCCGCGAAGCTGTCAAAAAGGACTTCATCGTCCTTTTTTGGCGCCAGTTGGCACAGCAGcgatttcaatttattttcacagcCTGAAACAATTACGgccagcaaaaagaaaaaaatgaagaataAACTGTGTGCAAATGAAatcagaaattaaatttcaagtGAGCAAAACATACGGCGCAGGACGAGAGAGACTGGTGTGGAAACAGGACGAAAGGACGCAATGTGGCGCCCACTTGTGGGCGGCAAAGGCCAAGGGGGTGGCAGCCACCCGCTGGGCGCGCTGAAGAGGGGCGTTTTGGGGGTGGGGCCAGCCTGCTGGCAGATTATGAGATTATGATTAGAGTCGAGCTCTTCGGGTGAGCCAGCAGCAAACAAATAGTCCTGCGACAGATGATGATAGACATCGGCGAATGCGATTTTAAAGAACtcgaaatgtaataaatatttgatggtGAAGGGTGTGGGGGTGAACTATATATGTTTGGCTACAATTTGCACTtatcagtaaaataaaatgttaaaaaaacaataggaaaaaggaaaagataAGCTTCTAAAATTTATCACATATGAATTGGTAGTAGATCGATAAAATCcagaaaccaaataaataatcaatgcAACATAAAAGAAACagaaggaaaataaaacactAACTAGCTTACAGGCTTCATAAAAAAtactataaaaacaaaaacctcgtaaataataataaatacaaaatacaagcCAATGCATTAGTTTCAACAGGCCATGAATAATCAAAtatgaataaacaaacaaatcttGAATCAGgccaataaaacaataaataaagccTATTGCCATTCGATGAGTTTAACGATGTCCTGCCGCCGCTCTGCACCCTTTCCCATTATTCACACCTAACCGCTCAATTGTCTGAGCCGAAGGAATCCCACACAGGGTACCCCTTCCAAAACCATTCATAGATATAGATACTCCAAAGAGCACTGATATATGGTATCTACCACGCTGTCAGAGGAGCGTGCGCTCTAATGCGCTTCACATAACATTTTGATCATTTTATGATCTGTCGATTAGCCTCATTGTCCTACTCGCTGGAGAGGCCATCCCTCGAGCTCGGGTCGGCAGGACTGGTAGACAGGATGTCTGGATGCGCTCGGGGGTTGTCCTGGCGAGTGAAGTGTGCTCGCAGGAGCGTGTGACTAACACGCTCTAATAGGATTACCGCTGAAGAGCACTTAAGAGTCAAATTATCAACGGGCAGTCACTGATTCACCAGGCGACTCGAGACTCGAGCGAATGTTGTGACTGTTGCGTTTTGTATGTTTACAGTAGGCAGGAACAAAGGGATAGAAACATAAGGCCCTGCCAATTGTTTGCCAACTTTCCCACTGCCAAATGAACTCAATGGCAGTTCCCAGAGGGACTCTCCACCGAAAGGTTCACGAGTCCTGATTACGCGCATTAGTCAAGCTTAAGGCATTAAGTCAAGTGAGCAATTGAGCGATCAAAATACTTCCAAAGGGACTCAAAAGTGCGTGGGAAATGTTATAATTATATCAATTATATAGATGGAAATTTAGTTATCTTgattcgttttgtttttcgtttacTGTTTTATCATTACAAAGTAAtctaattttattaatttatcaaataaaaaaaagaacattaGGAATTCTGTCAATAAATCTTGACACTTTTTGTTCTATCGTACAAAACAAtctaaaattgtttataatatttattatgctgtaaatttatatttcttagtATCAGCCATCAAATACTATGAATTTTAGGAAACAGAGACTGCATCATATGAGAATATATTCAAGATTACTTATAGACACCTAGATTCTTTGGAAACATATAATGTTTGAATAATTCTCAAGGCACTCCTGACATCCGCAGTAGAGTTCATAACAAAATACATGCTAGTTAACTTTAAGTTAACAACAGATACAAGTACttcaattttattgaaatataatgAAGCgagtatatattttgatatcCCCTTTAAAGCCATGAACCACCCCCCTTGGTACAGGAAACACCCCTGCCAAGGACATTTCACCCACGGCGCACACAAGCGCCACCTTTTATGCGAGCGCTGACACTTTCTATGCCCCCATCAGGTTGCTGTCCTGACTGAAAGCTGTCAAAAGCTCAAAGGACATTTTTGACATAATCACAGTATTGAACTTACACAGTGCAGAGCCGCCGCCTCCTGATGCGGATGCCCCCCCTCCGGTGGCACTGGTGCTGGTGCTCTTGCTGCCGCTGATCCTGCCCTGCTGATGGTCGCTGGCGGAGGAAGAGGACGAGGGCGCCGCCGCATGCGTGGATGTGGTGGCGCAGTCCAACGTGGATTTATCTGCAAGACGAAGGACCAAACAAAAGGATACTTTAATTGCCAGGCAGCGAAAATTTGCACACTCAGCACGGCACGCTTTGCCTTTAGCCACGGAAAGGAACcgaaaaacaaacgaaaaaaaaagtgaaaataaacGAAGCGCCGGGACTCATAAATCTCGGCATAGATAATTGTCATCACAACTAGCGACTGGTTTATTTATGGCTCGAATTATGGTTTTTATTCCACCAGTCCACCACTCCACCCCTCCACTACTCCGCCCTGCAAAAACGTCACGCAACGTCGCTCGCCTTCACCCCATACCGAAATGCTGACAGATCCTGTGAACCGCAAAGGACATAATCGCGGGGGTTGTCACTTCACAGACCAGCAATGTAGATGTTTAATTGCCGTAAATCTTTGTTTGATGTAAACAACAATAAGCCAGTCGTCAGCGAGAAAAATTCCGAGATGAATTTGCTACGCTTTCAATTGAAATGTCAAGCCGGATGTGATACGAGTCCATGATAATGATAGCCATGAAGATGATGGGAATCGGTTCCCATCATGGAAGCTGTCTGGCAACGGACTGTATCATAATTTGTACTCGTTTCTTTGGGCTTTACATGCAAGTTTTAAATCTCTGGCAAATTTCCGAAATCAAACGACTCTAATctaaaatacatatgtacatatttctgTATTGCAATATATGCTGGTATCTATATTATCCTTGAGTTGGCTGCAaagtgtaattattttttatgcgcCTCTGTGAGCCAAACGTCTTTTGAGCAAAAAATAATGAGTTACGCATGACAAAATCTTTTCATGGCAAAGCCGAAGCGGCAAAAACTCAGCTACAACTTGACATCGACCACCGAGAGAGACAGCCAGTGAAAAGATGAAAGAGACGGGGGAGTTGAGGAGCAGGACGCTGGAGGCTGGAAGCTGGCTAAAAAGGATTCGTTTCATATTTGCTTGAGCGCGTCCAGTTGAGATGGGAAAAAGATGAGCTGGGCGGCCATTTTGTGTCTACCATTGCGAGGAAGAGATTCAGAAGTTGCCTCTTCGCAAAGAAAAAGTTCTTAAATTTGCGATTAAAGTAAAAGTAAGATAAGGCAAATTCGAACAAGCCAAGTTTTTCCATGAAGTGCTCGTCCttcagccaaaaaaaaaaataaaggaaaaacagACACTACAGGCCTTGTCAGCCTTTTCTAATTGAAAACGAAGCAGAAACAGGAcataaatttgccaaaaaaagatAGCGAGAAGGAAAGAAGTTTCTTATAGAAATAAATGGACATGGACAACTTGACGGTCGGAGGCGGCATAACAAACTCTTGCCAGGCACGCGATGAAATTGTTCGGTTTTTGATGTTTCTATCAAAACCTGGCAAGGACCGCAAACAGTCAACAGCAACCGGCTTTGGGCCGCATTATAAGCCACATCCGTTGGCCCGGcttaaattgataaatatgTAGCCTAGCCAAgctaacaaaaacaaaagccagcaaaaaaaaaatataaaaccagCCATGAAAATATCAGAGAAATAGAAACCGAGCCCGGGAGACCTCAACGTTTATATggataattcaatttaaatttttttttgcccaatTTTTTCGCTTCTTATTGTTGTTAAAACAACGAGCAGAATTATGTTCATGGCTGGTCGCGGTTTTTAGCCGttgttttggccattaaaTGTTACGGCCCAGGACATATTTGGTGGTTGGTCAACTGGGAAGTGGATCGGCggggctgcggggtgcagtGTGGGGGGTGGTGGCCATTGACCAACATATGCTGCATGGatgtgtttaaataaatacgcgAAATTTGCCACTTTTGTGGCACAACATTTTCGGCAGCTTTTTTTTCTCGACTTCGGGTCTGTTTTGCCTTGGCCGGAAGCGCAGGATTTGTTTTTCCGCCATTTCGTTGACAGTTTTGTGCTAGACAATTGCGAGAAGGTCAGTGGGTTGGGCACTACAAAATATTACGCGCTCGTTCTattgcataaatcatttatataaCGAGCATAGTTGTTAAGGaactttataaaaattaatattaaaatatgtgtATTCAACTAAATGGTCCATTAAAAATAGGAATAACAAaagaacatttattttataaaaatgaatattaaaatatgtgtATTCAACTAAATGGTTCATTAAAAATAGGAATAACAAAAGAACATTTATGTTTGCAAGTTTAGCCAGTCCTAGCACTAAAATGTatctaatttaaataatttactcaATATAGACATAgtttaattgtatttaaaaaaaggcAGTAAAGATTGCAGTAAATGTCTAATATTCTCAAATTtctatattataaaattttttttgtcgaTGTAAAAGCGATAACTTCTGCCACATTAACTTCACTTACCTGCCCTGACTTTGTGCTCCACATGCGAGGAGCTGGACGCAGTTAGCGATGGAAGTGCTGGAGCCGCACTCACCGCATCCAGAGCTCCGGACGTGACTTGTCCGGCGCTGGACGTGATGACGCCGTGCTGGGTGACGGCTGGTGAGCACCCGGATGGCGGCTGCAGTGTGTCCAACCGGTGTCTCTGCACACTGTTCCCACTGCTGCCCAGCACTCCGGCCGTACTGCTGCTAACCGCATTGTAGTTGAGCActccggccacgcccactccgacATTGGGATTGTGTGGGAGGCCGAGGCAATTGCCGGCTCCGTTCCCGGACTGCACGGGCAGGGTGTCGAGGGAGTCGGACAGGCGCTGGCTCGAATAAATGTCGCTAtgattgaaatatatataattatattttatgtaaatattaaatggatAGTTcagatatttatataattttatttattgtaaaaaaAGAATCTTAATTCGTAGCTCACCTGAAGGCACTGCTGGCCCCGAAAAAACTGCTGCGATCCTGCAGCGCCGCCTTGGCCTTCTCCACACTCTGCTTCAGCTGCTCGAAGGTGGACTGATGGAAGCGGTACGAGGTCCAGTCCGGCGAGCACTGTCCGAGTGTCAGGCACTCCTCCGTCTTCACCTGGGCGAGAGTCGGCGGCGATACTCGCTTCAGGTCCAGCGCCGTCTGATACGAACAGGAGTTCTCGTACATGGCGCACGCCTGGGGAGCCTCGATGGGTGGCTGTTGGCTAAACAAGGGGTTCCACTTGACTCTGCGGGAGAAAGTTATGATACAAGAAAAGTTAACAACAGATTATAGAAAACtgccacaaaaatcaaattaaattccaaaCAAATAGGGAACAAATAAATTAGTGAAACTTAAGGAGGTATTCATACACTGATAGTCAATGGATCATCACATACTTCCACTTAGCCAGaacttttaattgctttaaagTCCACGTACATTCCATCACTCACCTCATGGTAAATTGCAGAGTGAGATATTAATAAATCATAACGCCTGGCCCACAATTAAATTCTGCAATTTTAGACTGCCTTTCGGGCCAAACTATCGCTCTAATTGCCATGGCCCCCAACACGTTAAGCGAGCTGCTGCCCCCCAAATGTTCCCCCGATGTTCTGGCATAATTAATAGTGGCTACTTTACAGCTGCGGAGCTGCGGAGCTGGTGTTCCCTTAGATATAAACACTACATGCATAATTATCTGGCTCGTTATTTATTGTGTGTACAGTAccgcttttggctttttgcacTGGgccaacgttgcgtatgagcGTTGAACTGTGCGTGGGTGGTGGCCATTTGAGCGTGGCTCTCTAATGTCCAGCTGGTCGAAGCTGGGGAAGGCGAACCATTGTTTACTGGCCCTTTTCGGCCAGGGAACAGCCAGTCTGCagttggcacacacacagagggcATGCAAATTTTTGCACTCTGCCCTCGTCGGAAGTTGCTggattttgatttatgccaaCGAAATTTATGCCATACAAAGTGCGACTTGTCCTGTCTCTGGCTTAAAGTACTTAAAGTACGTGCATAGCCAAAATgtaaactgaaattgaaaccCCAGCAGCTTTAAGTCTGGCGGGAGGAGTAAATAGATTTCGTTATCGAAACGGTCGCATCTAGAGAACATCATCAACTTTGCGCCTTGTCAGACATTATAAACGGCCTGCACACGcctcatttattatttattatttgtacttGCGACGAGGAGCTGCGTTTGCATGTAGGCAAATTTCACCAGCGAACATTAGCAGGCAGacattttatatacatttttttttgtattcttgtatttttgtatccTTGTATTCGCCAAGCTATCACAATCGCCGAGCGAACGCGCGCACACCGGAAATACGAGCGGGATGCCAGGATGTCGGTCTGCAGATGGGCTGAATCTGAATGCTCGTCCCGTTCTTCAGCGCGAGCTGGTTCCTTTGAATGGCACTTGGAATATGGCTATGATTGCCGAGTTTATGCTCTTCGACAGCTGTTAATGGTGTAATCCCCTTGTTGGACGAGAGATCCTTTAATTAAGAGGCCACACGTTTGCCTGCTCTTTAATGGTTTGTAAGATTTTTATGCGATTTTCGGAAATTAGAATTTCTGAATGCTCGCACAGCCGACTGGCCGTTGGAACTGGCGGGCATGTTTAATTGTCGAGCTTATGCCCAATGATGCCGCTGATCTGCTCTTTTTGCTGGTTTATGAATACTTCCGTTTTAAGTCTGCTAATTCGATTAGCAGAAAACATATGCCACTCAACTAACCGAGGGTGGGATTAGCTTTTTAAGGGGTTGGATAACTGTCGTtgaacagaaattaaaaacaaccATCTTACTTCACAGATGCTGTATCTAAAAGCTCTCTCTATTCTAATCAGAATGTTTGTATATATCTtacaaatttcaattcaatttgatcaAAATCGTTGGTTATAAAAGGTAGTTTATGGTGTTCTGTACTTAtgtattttcttaaattttaaaaggaCCTTAATTGTATCAtcattaataaaagaattgtATGAATTGTATATAAGAATTACGAGTCTGGTAATCCGTGGTcggaatatatacatacattttaaatgtattcatgtattttatatacttCTGCTAAAGATTTCCCCCATTCTTTGTTAAGTTTTGTGTACCtcaatttatgttttattattgtatgttgtattaaaacaaacttaaagatttattatttataatttacgTTTTAAGGCGgttcatttaaatgttttcccatgtatataaaaaattaaactgttTAGATGTGATctcttcatttcatttaatgttGCAACAGAGACTCGTCGGACTCTTGATTCATGTCAATATGATCGTTTCATATTTCAAGCATAACTCACCTCAGGATTGTGCCTGTATGTGCAATTAAGTTTATCCAAAAATAAGACTCCTCTTTGACTATCTGATAGACTTCCGTCGGGACAAAGTAAAGAAACAACTTTGGTAATCGTAAACACTTCACAATCGTTGGGAATCGGTGCAGTTAATCACTCACTCAAGTGCGTACAAATTGGCGACCGGAAGTGAAATTATTGTCAAAATGGCGACGGATATGCGACAAGTGAACGCGACAGCGACGCGCCACGCAAATGACGGTTTTGTTTGCAGCCAAAGTTTCGTA
This genomic interval from Drosophila teissieri strain GT53w chromosome 3L, Prin_Dtei_1.1, whole genome shotgun sequence contains the following:
- the LOC122617055 gene encoding DNA-binding protein D-ETS-3 isoform X1, translated to MYENSCSYQTALDLKRVSPPTLAQVKTEECLTLGQCSPDWTSYRFHQSTFEQLKQSVEKAKAALQDRSSFFGASSAFSDIYSSQRLSDSLDTLPVQSGNGAGNCLGLPHNPNVGVGVAGVLNYNAVSSSTAGVLGSSGNSVQRHRLDTLQPPSGCSPAVTQHGVITSSAGQVTSGALDAVSAAPALPSLTASSSSHVEHKVRADKSTLDCATTSTHAAAPSSSSSASDHQQGRISGSKSTSTSATGGGASASGGGGSALYSSYKSSWGSHSSTQSQGYSSNALGIKHDPHSQLRQPDPYQMFGPTSSRLASSGSGQIQLWQFLLELLSDSNNASCITWEGTNGEFKLTDPDEVARRWGERKSKPNMNYDKLSRALRYYYDKNIMTKVHGKRYAYKFDFQGLAAATQPAASDPTYKYQSDLFMTPYHHSAKLSSFMSPHHGMTSSSASIFPSAASWGNWGSPATNLYQPHSMSHVTPSHVAPHLSSYPHYA